Proteins encoded within one genomic window of Sminthopsis crassicaudata isolate SCR6 chromosome X, ASM4859323v1, whole genome shotgun sequence:
- the LOC141549127 gene encoding splicing factor U2AF 65 kDa subunit-like has product MSEFDEFEQQLKENKEEREKENHPQKRSPSQSRSRSRERKSRGRSRERKHRSHSRDRHNRAEGSVSGDRKRHRKHSSRGIKDEHGRKIRSSRHEKRKKTRKYWDVAPPGFEHITPMQYKAMQAAGHIPPTSAHSTTTPDGRGMWSPAPTSGNQMNRQARRLYIGNIPFGITEEAMIDFFNAQMYIRGLAQASSKPVIAAQINQEKNFAFLEFRAANETTQALAFDGIILQGQVLRVRRLHDYQQHGSRNLSGAVSSVVPNSAHKLFIGGIPTYLSDDQVKELLNSFGALKAFNLVKDGATGLSKGYAFCEYTDTSITDQAISGLNGMQLGDKKLLVQRASVGAKNSLLSTLNQIPVTLQVPGLVSSQVQKGSLPTEVLCLMNMLLPEELQDDDEYEDIMEDVRDECSKYGVVKSIEIPRPTFGVEVPGCGKIFVEFVSTLDCQKAMQGLTGRKFANRVVVTKYCDPESFRRGDFW; this is encoded by the exons ATGTCTGAGTTCGATGAGTTTGAGCAGCAGCTCAAAGAGAATAAGGAGGAACGAGAAAAGGAGAATCATCCTCAAAAACGCAGCCCCAGTcagagccggagccggagccgagAGCGGAAGTCTCGGGGTCGCAGCCGAGAACGAAAGCATCGAAGTCACAGCCGAGATCGCCACAACAGAGCCGAGGGAAGTGTTTCTGGGGACCGGAAACGGCACCGCAAACATTCGAGCAGAGGCATTAAAGATGAACATGGCAGAAAAATTCGGTCCTCTCGccatgagaagagaaagaagaccCGCAAATACTGGGATGTGGCGCCACCAGGCTTTGAGCACATCACTCCCATGCAATACAAAGCAATGCAAGCCGCAGGTCACATTCCACCCACCTCAGCCCATTCAACCACGACCCCTGATGGCCGGGGCATGTGGTCCCCTGCGCCCACATCCGGCAACCAGATGAACCGGCAGGCCCGCCGCCTCTACATTGGCAACATTCCTTTCGGTATCACAGAGGAAGCTATGATAGACTTCTTCAATGCCCAGATGTACATTAGAGGACTTGCCCAGGCCTCCAGTAAGCCGGTCATAGCTGCACAGATTAACCAGGAGAAGAACTTTGCCTTCCTAGAGTTCCGAGCAGCGAATGAGACAACCCAGGCCTTGGCCTTTGACGGCATCATCTTACAGGGTCAAGTCCTCAGGGTCCGAAGGCTCCACGACTACCAGCAGCACGGATCCAGAAATCTCTCTGGAGCCGTGTCCTCTGTGGTCCCCAATTCTGCTCACAAGCTGTTCATTGGGGGAATCCCCACTTATCTGAGTGATGATCAGGTAAAGGAGCTGCTGAATTCATTTGGGGCCCTCAAAGCCTTTAACCTAGTCAAGGATGGTGCTACAGGTCTCTCCAAGGGCTACGCCTTCTGTGAGTACACAGACACCAGTATCACTGACCAGGCCATCTCCGGGCTGAACGGGATGCAACTGGGGGATAAAAAGCTCTTGGTACAGAGAGCTAGCGTGGGAGCCAAGAACTCCCTGCTGAGTACCTTGAATCAGATACCGGTGACCCTGCAAGTCCCGGGCCTGGTGAGCTCGCAGGTGCAGAAGGGTAGCCTGCCTACAGAAGTCCTGTGCCTCATGAACATGCTGCTTCCTGAGGAGCTTCAGGATGATGACGAGTACGAGGACATCATGGAGGACGTCCGGGATGAGTGCAGCAAGTATGGGGTGGTCAAGTCTATCGAGATCCCCCGGCCCACGTTTGGCGTGGAGGTCCCCGGCTGTGGCAAG ATCTTTGTGGAATTCGTGTCTACATTAGACTGTCAGAAGGCGATGCAGGGCTTGACGGGTCGGAAGTTCGCCAACAGAGTGGTCGTCACCAAGTACTGCGACCCAGAATCCTTCCGCCGCGGAGACTTCTGGTAG